A DNA window from Bacteroides cellulosilyticus contains the following coding sequences:
- a CDS encoding DUF6443 domain-containing protein, translated as MKRFIQSLITMLLGLLPIQVSAQSLSNNYVQTRTYREAGNASKCMEQIQYFDDLGREEQLVLKQFAPNGQDLVSGIQYDGYGRKWREFIPVQSIGSTGSYVSGLSEQAAKFTGDASPYKEIGYEASPLERVLSETGAGAAWHSAGKKKCSDYLVNDASVNGLLSARHYAISSDYSITQGSPSVYAAGELRVSLSVGEDNDSTLTFTDKQQHTVLVRQRNKGVSHDTYYVYNDYGLLCYVLPPQLDGRIDATSLGGYAYSYKYDDRDRCIEKKLPGCEPVFLVYDRADRLALEQNGVQKGKKRWTVYKYDVLGRLLYSFEHTDATPVATLRERLKNICVEERDSGTDNLGIGYTNTTVSWGTDLQLILVNYYDDYKFLASLGSTESTSLAYLAKSGYGTRSDYADGLQTGTRSYLLDGSGKYTASAMYYDQKGRLVQHHSSNVRGGYDKEYYAYSFTGKPLRHHYYHYGSNGGSTSDREYVYSYDDAERLTEVRCSLNGGTQSVLYSNGYDGYGRLQKRSYNANVYSASYAYNIRNWLTGISGSKFTQNLYYHTGNGTPCYGGNVSSMTWKSGNESTLRGYKFSYDGLNRLLTAAYGEGSAIGTNVNRFTEQVTNYDKNGNILGLKRYGQTGASTYGFVDNLTMTLTGNQLKTVNDAVTATAYNNGFEFKDGAKLTKEYSYDANGNLTEDSNKNITSIQYNCLNLPSKVMFKDGSTIAYTYGGDGAKLKTIHKIGGSTTTTEYCGDVIYEDGTAKRMLTEAGYVTLSDKKPHYYLQDHQGNNRVVINESGSVEEVNHYYPFGGLYANSTNVQPYKYNGKELDVRKGLNWYDYGTRQYDAAVGRWHAVDPLAEKYYEVSPYVYCLNDPVKHVDPDGKIVGTAIGGIFGGIVGGFRAYREGRNVWAGVAEGAVSGAITGAAVDLAVGSAVATGGGSLLVLGVGAAAGTIGGAGGAVAGDVVGQVVEQLDKGEVKISTENFSSKAVNGAIAGAVGGVASGVASNLGKMFTTSAKSIQQTMSNNINSTSTVLREMGASAETTGVVVNQITKGMGEVGKKTANSIWRIDAGTSITTEFSLKITEDKWNQ; from the coding sequence ATGAAACGATTTATACAATCTTTAATAACAATGCTTTTGGGACTACTTCCGATACAGGTATCTGCACAGTCTTTAAGCAATAATTATGTGCAAACACGCACTTATCGGGAAGCCGGAAATGCTTCTAAATGTATGGAACAGATTCAGTACTTTGATGATTTGGGACGTGAAGAACAATTAGTTCTGAAGCAATTTGCGCCTAATGGGCAGGATTTGGTTTCCGGTATACAATATGACGGTTATGGCCGGAAATGGCGGGAATTTATTCCGGTTCAATCAATAGGTAGTACTGGAAGCTATGTGTCAGGCCTTTCCGAACAGGCGGCCAAGTTCACCGGAGACGCTTCTCCTTACAAGGAAATTGGATATGAAGCCTCTCCTTTGGAACGAGTACTTTCTGAAACGGGAGCAGGTGCGGCTTGGCACAGTGCGGGTAAGAAGAAGTGTAGCGACTATTTGGTGAATGATGCGAGTGTGAACGGGCTTTTATCAGCCCGGCACTACGCCATATCTTCCGATTATAGTATAACACAAGGCTCGCCTTCCGTTTATGCTGCCGGAGAACTCCGGGTTAGCCTTTCAGTAGGTGAGGATAATGACAGTACGCTGACCTTTACGGATAAACAGCAACATACTGTTTTAGTGCGTCAGCGCAACAAGGGAGTTTCGCATGATACCTATTATGTTTATAATGATTACGGGCTTTTATGTTATGTCCTTCCACCGCAACTGGACGGAAGGATTGATGCGACGTCTTTGGGGGGCTATGCCTATAGCTATAAGTATGACGACCGTGACCGCTGCATTGAGAAAAAACTTCCGGGCTGTGAACCTGTCTTTTTGGTTTATGATCGTGCCGACCGTTTAGCGCTTGAACAAAATGGCGTTCAAAAAGGTAAAAAACGCTGGACCGTATACAAATATGATGTATTGGGTCGCCTGCTTTATTCTTTTGAGCATACGGATGCGACGCCTGTTGCTACGCTGCGAGAAAGGTTGAAAAATATATGTGTTGAAGAACGAGACTCGGGAACGGATAATTTAGGAATAGGCTATACAAACACTACCGTTTCTTGGGGTACTGACTTGCAGTTGATTCTTGTGAATTATTACGATGATTACAAGTTTCTTGCGTCACTGGGCTCAACAGAAAGTACCTCCCTGGCTTATCTGGCAAAGTCAGGTTATGGTACCCGTTCGGATTATGCTGATGGTTTGCAGACGGGTACCCGTTCATATCTTCTGGATGGTTCCGGAAAATATACGGCTTCGGCAATGTATTATGATCAGAAGGGTCGCTTAGTACAACATCATTCTTCGAATGTTCGTGGTGGCTATGATAAGGAATATTATGCTTATAGTTTCACAGGCAAACCGTTACGTCATCATTATTACCATTATGGCAGTAATGGCGGTTCTACCTCTGACAGGGAATATGTTTACAGTTATGATGATGCGGAACGCTTGACGGAAGTACGTTGTAGTTTGAATGGTGGTACACAGTCCGTTTTGTACAGTAATGGTTACGACGGCTATGGACGTCTTCAGAAGCGGAGCTATAATGCTAATGTATATTCCGCCTCGTACGCTTATAATATTCGTAACTGGCTGACTGGCATCAGCGGCAGTAAATTTACCCAGAACTTATACTACCATACGGGTAACGGAACTCCTTGTTATGGCGGTAATGTCAGTAGTATGACTTGGAAATCGGGTAATGAGAGTACGCTTCGTGGTTATAAGTTCAGTTATGACGGTTTGAATCGTTTGCTGACTGCCGCTTATGGTGAAGGTTCTGCGATTGGTACGAATGTGAATCGTTTTACGGAACAAGTTACGAATTATGATAAGAATGGTAATATCTTGGGCTTGAAGAGATACGGACAAACCGGTGCAAGTACTTATGGCTTTGTTGATAATCTTACTATGACTCTGACCGGTAATCAGCTGAAGACTGTAAACGATGCTGTCACTGCTACTGCATACAATAACGGTTTTGAATTCAAAGATGGCGCTAAGCTTACGAAAGAGTATTCTTATGATGCTAATGGTAACTTAACGGAAGATTCCAACAAGAATATTACAAGTATTCAATATAATTGTTTAAATTTGCCAAGTAAGGTAATGTTTAAGGATGGTAGCACGATAGCTTATACTTATGGCGGTGACGGTGCGAAGCTGAAAACGATACATAAAATTGGGGGATCTACTACGACAACTGAGTATTGCGGCGATGTAATCTATGAAGATGGTACAGCTAAAAGGATGTTGACTGAGGCTGGCTATGTTACTTTGTCCGACAAGAAACCTCATTATTATTTGCAGGATCATCAGGGTAACAACCGTGTAGTTATCAATGAATCCGGTAGTGTTGAGGAGGTGAATCATTATTATCCTTTTGGAGGGCTATATGCTAATAGTACGAATGTTCAACCTTATAAGTATAATGGTAAGGAATTGGATGTGAGGAAAGGATTGAATTGGTATGATTATGGAACGAGACAGTATGATGCGGCGGTAGGAAGATGGCATGCGGTGGATCCCCTGGCGGAAAAGTATTATGAAGTATCACCGTATGTATATTGTTTAAATGATCCTGTGAAACATGTTGATCCTGATGGGAAGATTGTAGGTACTGCCATTGGTGGAATTTTTGGTGGTATAGTTGGTGGATTCAGAGCTTATAGAGAAGGTCGGAATGTTTGGGCAGGTGTTGCAGAAGGTGCTGTTTCCGGTGCAATAACAGGTGCCGCTGTTGATTTAGCTGTTGGAAGTGCTGTAGCAACCGGTGGAGGCTCTCTGCTTGTTTTGGGAGTAGGAGCTGCTGCAGGAACTATTGGTGGTGCAGGTGGTGCTGTTGCTGGCGATGTTGTTGGGCAGGTTGTTGAACAATTAGATAAAGGAGAAGTTAAAATATCAACAGAGAATTTCTCTAGTAAAGCTGTAAATGGAGCGATTGCTGGTGCAGTTGGAGGAGTAGCAAGTGGTGTTGCTAGTAACTTAGGAAAAATGTTCACTACTTCTGCTAAGTCTATTCAGCAAACAATGTCGAATAATATAAATTCTACATCAACAGTTTTGAGAGAAATGGGAGCATCTGCTGAAACGACAGGTGTAGTGGTTAATCAAATAACAAAAGGAATGGGTGAGGTTGGAAAAAAGACGGCGAATTCAATTTGGAGAATTGATGCTGGGACTTCTATTACAACAGAGTTTTCATTAAAAATAACGGAGGATAAATGGAATCAGTAA
- a CDS encoding smalltalk protein — MKKSVWNKILKVIIAVASAILGRVGGNEKKE; from the coding sequence ATGAAAAAGTCAGTTTGGAACAAGATTTTGAAAGTGATTATTGCGGTAGCCTCGGCAATATTAGGAAGGGTTGGCGGCAATGAGAAGAAAGAGTGA
- a CDS encoding XRE family transcriptional regulator, with protein sequence MEGWERVKLIMEQEGYNKNSFSATIGLSNNVTITRLINEERKPSRMTCEKIAQRFPQYNPNWILTGEGEMYQEKEEETVSIPIYKQEETQKVSTNSQIISNVHPIENIGFMNVPLVHLRAQCGYLNGYGDQEYIDTLPTLPVIVDRTYHGNYRLFEAEGDSMDDGSRSSICDGDIVLGREVRRDLWQYKLHINDWYFIIIHRTEGISIKKIISHDVEHGIITCHSLNDMFRDYQLHLDEIAELYNLIKIVDRNARL encoded by the coding sequence ATGGAAGGCTGGGAACGAGTAAAACTAATCATGGAACAGGAAGGATATAACAAGAATTCCTTCAGCGCCACCATCGGATTAAGTAACAACGTAACTATCACCCGTTTAATAAATGAAGAAAGAAAGCCATCAAGGATGACTTGCGAGAAAATAGCTCAACGTTTCCCGCAATACAACCCTAATTGGATACTTACAGGTGAAGGAGAAATGTATCAAGAAAAAGAGGAAGAAACAGTTAGCATTCCTATATACAAGCAAGAAGAAACACAGAAAGTGAGTACTAACTCTCAAATCATTTCCAACGTACATCCCATAGAAAACATAGGTTTTATGAATGTACCATTAGTTCACCTGCGCGCCCAATGCGGATACCTCAACGGATACGGAGACCAGGAATATATAGACACTTTGCCAACGCTACCCGTTATAGTGGACCGTACCTACCATGGCAACTACCGCCTGTTTGAAGCAGAAGGAGACAGCATGGATGACGGTTCCAGAAGCTCTATCTGCGATGGAGACATTGTACTGGGTCGGGAAGTCAGGCGAGACCTATGGCAATACAAGCTCCACATCAACGACTGGTATTTTATCATTATACACCGTACAGAAGGAATCTCCATCAAAAAAATCATCTCACATGATGTAGAGCATGGTATTATCACCTGCCACTCATTGAATGACATGTTCAGAGATTACCAATTACATTTAGATGAAATAGCAGAACTCTACAACCTTATAAAAATTGTAGATAGAAACGCAAGACTGTAA
- the mraZ gene encoding division/cell wall cluster transcriptional repressor MraZ, which yields MIRFLGNIEAKTDAKGRVFIPAGFRRQLQSASEERLVLRKDVFQDCLVLYPESVWFKTQNQLRRRLNKWNAKHQDIFRQFVSDAEIMIPDGNGRILLPKRYLQMAGIQSDVRFIGVDNTIEIWAKEKTEQPFVSPEEFSEALQDILGDEDDWEEEEEND from the coding sequence ATGATACGTTTTTTGGGCAATATAGAAGCGAAGACCGACGCAAAGGGACGTGTATTTATCCCCGCCGGCTTTCGGAGGCAACTGCAATCCGCTTCCGAAGAAAGGCTCGTGCTGCGCAAAGACGTATTCCAAGATTGCCTGGTACTCTATCCAGAAAGCGTTTGGTTCAAGACGCAAAACCAATTAAGGAGGCGATTGAACAAATGGAACGCAAAACACCAAGACATTTTCCGGCAATTTGTGAGCGATGCGGAAATCATGATTCCCGACGGGAACGGACGCATCCTTCTGCCCAAACGTTACCTGCAAATGGCCGGCATACAGAGCGATGTACGTTTTATTGGTGTGGATAATACAATAGAGATCTGGGCAAAAGAGAAAACCGAACAGCCATTTGTCAGTCCGGAAGAGTTCAGCGAAGCTTTGCAGGACATTCTGGGAGATGAGGATGATTGGGAGGAAGAGGAAGAGAATGATTAA
- the rsmH gene encoding 16S rRNA (cytosine(1402)-N(4))-methyltransferase RsmH: MNEELTYHVPVLLMPSVDGMNIRPDGTYVDVTFGGGGHSREILSRLGDGGRLLGFDQDEDAEQNIVDNPHFIFVRSNFRYLHNFLRYHDIEEVDAILADLGVSSHHFDDSERGFSFRFDGALDMRMNKRAGDTAADIINTYDEERLADIFYLYGELKNSRKLASVLVKARAGQKITTIGEFLEIIKPLFGREREKKELAKVFQALRIEVNQEMEALKEMLYAATEALKPGGRLVVITYHSLEDRMVKNMMKTGNVEGKMEKDFFGNVQTPFRLVNNKVIVPDEAEIERNPRSRSAKLRIAEKK; this comes from the coding sequence ATGAATGAAGAATTGACATATCATGTACCGGTGCTGTTGATGCCGAGTGTGGACGGAATGAATATCCGCCCGGATGGGACGTATGTAGACGTCACTTTCGGCGGAGGAGGACATTCACGCGAAATACTGTCACGATTGGGAGACGGCGGACGGTTACTGGGATTTGACCAGGACGAAGATGCCGAACAGAATATCGTGGATAATCCGCATTTTATTTTTGTACGCAGCAATTTCCGCTACCTGCATAACTTCCTGCGCTACCATGATATAGAAGAAGTAGATGCGATACTTGCCGATCTGGGCGTGTCCTCACATCACTTCGATGATAGCGAGCGGGGATTCTCATTCCGCTTTGACGGAGCACTGGATATGCGTATGAACAAACGTGCAGGAGACACTGCGGCGGACATTATCAATACTTATGATGAAGAGCGCTTGGCAGATATCTTCTATTTGTACGGTGAACTGAAAAACAGCCGCAAATTGGCATCCGTACTCGTAAAGGCACGCGCCGGACAAAAAATAACAACTATCGGTGAGTTTCTGGAAATCATCAAGCCACTTTTCGGCCGGGAACGGGAGAAAAAAGAACTGGCAAAAGTCTTCCAGGCATTGCGTATCGAAGTAAATCAGGAAATGGAAGCGCTGAAAGAGATGTTGTATGCAGCAACCGAGGCGCTGAAACCAGGTGGAAGACTGGTAGTAATCACGTATCACTCGCTGGAAGACAGAATGGTGAAGAATATGATGAAAACCGGAAACGTAGAAGGCAAGATGGAAAAAGATTTCTTTGGAAATGTACAGACACCTTTCCGGCTGGTGAACAATAAGGTGATTGTACCGGACGAAGCGGAGATAGAACGAAATCCGAGATCGCGAAGTGCAAAACTGAGAATAGCGGAGAAGAAGTAA
- a CDS encoding FtsL-like putative cell division protein: MEEKQVNEKTEKAEKAKKAKNRTSLKNIIGGDILATDFFRRQTKLLVLIMVLILFYIHNRYACQQQMIEIDKLKKELIDIKYDALTRSSELMEKSRQSRIEEYIATKESDLQTSTNPPYLIK; this comes from the coding sequence ATGGAAGAAAAACAGGTAAATGAGAAAACAGAGAAAGCGGAAAAGGCGAAGAAAGCTAAAAATCGCACGTCTCTGAAGAACATCATTGGTGGTGATATTCTGGCAACGGATTTTTTCCGTCGTCAGACCAAATTGCTTGTGCTGATAATGGTGCTGATACTGTTTTACATACACAACCGTTATGCTTGTCAGCAACAAATGATAGAGATTGATAAACTGAAAAAAGAACTGATTGACATTAAATATGATGCCCTCACCCGTAGCTCGGAGTTGATGGAAAAAAGTCGCCAGTCACGCATTGAGGAATACATTGCAACCAAGGAGAGTGACTTACAGACCTCAACCAATCCACCGTATTTGATTAAGTAA
- a CDS encoding penicillin-binding protein: MTRYFFVVLVIGLLGIAIVVKAAIIMFAERQYWQDVADRFIKENVTVKPNRGNILSSDGKLMASSLPEYRIYMDFKAGGVTKDTMLVNHMNEICEGLHKIFPDKSAAEFKSHLQKGRKKGSRNYLIYPRRISYIQYKEAKRLPVFNLNKYKGGFHEQVYNQRKKPFGSLAARTLGDLYADTAQGAKNGIELSFDTLLKGRDGITHRQKVMNKYLNIVDIAPVDGCDIISTLDVGMQDICEKALVDKLKEINATVGVAVLMEVQTGEVKAIVNMMKANDGNYYEMRNNAISDMMEPGSTFKTASIMVALEDGKITPETEVDTGNGIMMMYGSKMRDHNWHRGGYGKINVTRILEVSSNVGVSYLIDKHYKDNPQKYVDGLKRMSIDQPLHLQISGEGKPNIKGPKERYFAKTTLPWMSIGYETQVPPLNILTFYNAIANNGVMIRPKFVKAAVKDGEVIEEYPTEVINPKICSDRTLTQIRDILEKVVSQGLAKPAGSKQFSVAGKTGTAQVSQGTAGYKNGRVNYLVSFCGYFPADAPKYSCIVSIQKPGLPASGGLMAGSVFGKIAERVYAKNLRFDIRNAIDSTSNVIPPVKAGEMNEAFQVLNSLKVPVQKQFTSKKGQEAWGHTQAAPNAVVLQGKDGANPDLVPSVIGMGAKDAVYLLESKGLKVRLNGIGKVRNQSIPGGNRVVKGQTVTLALH; this comes from the coding sequence ATGACCCGCTACTTCTTTGTAGTCCTCGTAATAGGGCTGCTGGGAATAGCTATTGTCGTAAAAGCCGCAATTATCATGTTTGCAGAGCGACAATACTGGCAGGATGTAGCCGACCGTTTCATAAAAGAGAACGTAACGGTAAAGCCTAATCGTGGTAATATTCTTTCATCCGACGGCAAACTAATGGCAAGTTCCTTGCCGGAATATCGCATCTATATGGACTTTAAGGCAGGTGGTGTAACCAAAGATACCATGCTGGTGAATCATATGAACGAAATTTGCGAAGGACTGCATAAGATATTCCCCGATAAAAGTGCCGCTGAATTTAAATCACACTTACAGAAAGGGCGTAAGAAGGGCAGCCGTAATTATCTGATTTATCCGAGACGCATTTCGTATATCCAGTATAAAGAAGCAAAACGTTTGCCTGTATTCAATCTGAACAAGTACAAAGGTGGCTTCCACGAGCAGGTTTATAATCAACGTAAGAAGCCATTCGGATCATTGGCAGCCCGTACATTGGGCGATCTTTATGCCGATACTGCACAAGGTGCAAAAAATGGTATCGAGTTGTCATTCGACACCTTATTGAAAGGTCGCGACGGCATCACCCATCGCCAGAAGGTGATGAACAAGTACCTGAATATCGTAGATATAGCCCCCGTAGACGGTTGCGACATTATCTCAACCCTCGATGTAGGCATGCAGGATATCTGCGAGAAAGCATTGGTAGACAAGTTGAAGGAAATTAATGCCACTGTAGGTGTGGCAGTACTCATGGAAGTACAGACCGGCGAAGTGAAAGCCATCGTCAACATGATGAAAGCCAACGATGGCAACTATTACGAAATGCGCAACAATGCCATCAGTGACATGATGGAACCGGGCTCGACTTTCAAGACAGCTTCCATCATGGTGGCTCTTGAAGATGGAAAGATCACACCGGAAACAGAAGTAGACACCGGAAATGGCATTATGATGATGTATGGCAGCAAAATGAGAGATCATAACTGGCATCGCGGAGGATACGGGAAAATCAATGTAACACGTATTCTGGAAGTCTCATCCAATGTAGGTGTCTCCTATCTCATTGACAAACATTACAAAGATAATCCGCAGAAATATGTGGATGGTTTAAAGCGCATGAGCATCGACCAACCGCTACATCTACAAATTTCCGGCGAAGGAAAGCCTAACATCAAGGGGCCGAAGGAAAGATACTTCGCAAAAACAACCCTGCCCTGGATGAGTATCGGATACGAAACACAGGTTCCGCCACTCAATATCCTGACTTTCTATAATGCCATTGCCAACAATGGTGTAATGATACGACCCAAATTCGTAAAGGCTGCGGTAAAAGACGGTGAAGTTATAGAAGAATATCCTACGGAAGTGATTAACCCGAAGATATGCTCTGACCGGACATTGACTCAGATACGTGATATTCTGGAAAAAGTGGTATCACAAGGATTAGCCAAACCGGCCGGAAGCAAACAATTTTCCGTAGCCGGCAAGACGGGTACAGCACAGGTATCACAAGGTACAGCAGGCTATAAAAACGGACGGGTGAATTATCTGGTAAGCTTTTGTGGCTATTTCCCGGCTGATGCTCCCAAGTATAGCTGTATCGTTTCCATACAGAAACCGGGACTTCCGGCATCAGGTGGTCTGATGGCAGGTAGTGTATTCGGAAAAATTGCAGAAAGAGTATATGCAAAGAATCTGAGGTTTGATATCCGCAATGCAATAGACAGTACAAGCAATGTCATTCCTCCCGTAAAAGCCGGAGAAATGAATGAAGCCTTCCAGGTATTGAATAGTTTGAAAGTACCGGTACAGAAACAGTTCACGTCCAAGAAAGGACAAGAGGCTTGGGGACATACACAAGCAGCTCCCAATGCAGTTGTTCTGCAAGGTAAAGACGGGGCCAACCCGGATCTTGTCCCCAGTGTTATTGGAATGGGAGCGAAGGATGCTGTGTACCTATTGGAGAGTAAAGGTCTGAAAGTCAGACTAAACGGTATTGGAAAAGTGAGAAATCAATCGATACCGGGCGGCAACCGTGTGGTAAAAGGACAGACGGTGACGTTAGCACTTCATTAG
- a CDS encoding UDP-N-acetylmuramoyl-L-alanyl-D-glutamate--2,6-diaminopimelate ligase yields the protein MVLSELLKAIQPIQIIGSTETEITGVNIDSRLVQAGHLFMAMRGTQTDGHVYIPAAIEKGAVAVLCEDVPEAKQEGITYIQVKDSEDAVGKVATTFYDDPTSKMELVGVTGTNGKTTIATLLYNTFRYFGYKVGLISTVCNYIDDQPIPTEHTTPDPITLNQLLGQMADSGCKYVFMEVSSHSIDQKRISGLRFAGGIFTNLTRDHLDYHKTVENYLKAKKKFFDDMPKNAFSLTNLDDKNGLVMTQNTRSKVYTYSLRSLSDFKGKILESHFEGMLLDFNNHELAVHFIGRFNASNLLAVFGAAVLLGKKEEDVLVALSTLQPVAGRFDAVRSPKGITAIVDYAHTPDALINVLNAIHGVLEGKGKVITVVGAGGNRDKGKRPIMAKEAAKASDRVIITSDNPRFEEPQDIINDMLAGLDKEDMQKTISIADRREAIKTACLLAQPGDVILVAGKGHENYQEIKGVKHHFDDKEELKAIMF from the coding sequence ATGGTATTAAGTGAATTACTGAAAGCAATACAACCGATACAGATTATCGGAAGTACGGAGACGGAGATAACGGGGGTAAACATCGACTCCCGCCTGGTACAAGCCGGACATCTGTTTATGGCTATGCGCGGTACCCAAACTGACGGACATGTCTATATTCCCGCGGCCATAGAGAAAGGCGCTGTCGCCGTGCTCTGCGAAGATGTACCCGAAGCTAAACAGGAGGGCATCACCTACATTCAGGTGAAAGACAGCGAAGACGCTGTAGGCAAAGTAGCCACTACATTCTACGACGATCCTACTTCCAAGATGGAACTGGTAGGTGTAACCGGAACGAATGGAAAGACGACCATCGCCACCTTATTATATAATACATTCCGTTATTTCGGCTATAAGGTAGGACTGATTTCTACTGTTTGCAACTACATAGACGATCAACCCATACCCACTGAGCATACGACCCCCGACCCCATCACTCTGAACCAGTTATTAGGACAGATGGCAGACTCCGGATGCAAGTATGTCTTCATGGAAGTGAGTTCGCACTCTATCGACCAGAAGCGTATCAGCGGGCTTCGTTTTGCAGGCGGTATTTTCACCAACCTGACGCGCGACCATCTGGACTATCACAAGACAGTGGAGAATTACCTCAAAGCTAAGAAGAAATTCTTCGACGATATGCCGAAGAATGCCTTCAGTCTGACCAACCTGGATGATAAGAACGGGCTTGTAATGACGCAAAACACGCGCTCGAAGGTATACACCTACTCATTGCGCAGCCTCAGCGATTTCAAAGGCAAGATATTGGAGTCTCATTTCGAAGGTATGTTACTCGACTTCAATAACCACGAACTGGCCGTGCATTTCATCGGCCGTTTTAATGCTTCAAACCTGTTGGCGGTATTTGGTGCAGCTGTACTGCTCGGCAAAAAAGAGGAAGATGTATTGGTTGCCCTCAGCACTTTGCAGCCGGTAGCCGGACGCTTCGATGCAGTGCGCTCACCCAAAGGCATCACCGCCATTGTAGATTATGCACACACTCCGGACGCCCTCATCAACGTATTGAACGCCATTCACGGAGTACTTGAAGGCAAAGGAAAGGTGATCACCGTAGTAGGTGCAGGCGGTAATCGCGATAAAGGCAAACGCCCCATCATGGCCAAGGAAGCAGCCAAAGCCAGCGATCGCGTCATCATTACCTCGGACAACCCGCGTTTTGAAGAACCCCAGGATATCATCAACGATATGCTTGCCGGATTAGACAAGGAGGACATGCAGAAAACCATCAGCATAGCCGACCGTCGCGAGGCCATCAAGACCGCTTGCCTACTAGCACAGCCGGGTGATGTAATTCTCGTAGCCGGAAAAGGCCATGAAAACTATCAGGAGATTAAGGGAGTGAAACATCATTTCGATGATAAAGAAGAATTAAAAGCGATAATGTTTTAG
- the mraY gene encoding phospho-N-acetylmuramoyl-pentapeptide-transferase → MLYYLFQWLDKYDIPGAGMFGYTSFRALMAIILALLISSIWGDRFINLLKRKQITETQRDASIDPFGVNKVGVPSMGGVIIIVAILIPCLLLGKLSNIYMILMLITTVWLGSLGFADDYIKIFKKDKEGLHGKFKIIGQVGLGLIVGLTLYLSPQAVIRENIEVQKPGQEVEVIHAGQDIKSTQTTIPFFKSNNLDYADFVSFMGKHAQTAGWVLFVIITIFVVTAVSNGANLNDGMDGMAAGNSAIIGLALGILAYVSSHIEYAGYLNIMYIPGSEELVIFICAFIGALIGFLWYNAYPAQVFMGDTGSLTIGGIIAVFAIIIHKELLIPILCGVFLLENLSVILQRFYYKAGKRKGVKQRLFKRTPIHDHFRTSMSLIEPGCTVKFTTPTKLFHESKITVRFWIVTIVLAAITIITLKIR, encoded by the coding sequence ATGTTGTATTATTTATTTCAATGGTTAGACAAGTATGACATTCCCGGTGCGGGTATGTTTGGATATACATCATTCCGGGCTTTGATGGCAATCATCCTTGCATTGCTCATTTCAAGCATCTGGGGAGATCGTTTTATCAACCTGCTGAAACGGAAACAGATTACGGAAACACAACGTGATGCCAGCATCGATCCGTTCGGGGTGAACAAGGTAGGTGTACCGAGCATGGGGGGCGTCATTATCATTGTAGCAATTCTCATTCCGTGTCTGCTACTGGGTAAGTTGAGTAATATCTATATGATATTGATGCTGATTACCACGGTATGGCTGGGGTCATTAGGATTTGCCGATGATTATATCAAGATTTTCAAGAAGGACAAAGAAGGCCTGCACGGAAAGTTCAAGATTATCGGACAGGTAGGTTTGGGATTAATCGTGGGGCTTACCTTATACCTGAGCCCGCAAGCTGTTATCCGCGAAAACATTGAAGTGCAGAAACCCGGGCAGGAAGTGGAAGTTATTCATGCGGGACAAGACATTAAGTCGACGCAGACTACCATCCCCTTCTTCAAAAGCAATAACCTGGATTATGCTGATTTCGTAAGTTTTATGGGTAAACATGCGCAAACGGCAGGTTGGGTACTGTTTGTGATTATCACTATATTCGTAGTGACAGCCGTCAGCAATGGTGCCAATCTGAATGATGGAATGGACGGTATGGCGGCAGGGAACTCGGCAATTATAGGTTTGGCACTGGGAATTTTAGCTTATGTATCCAGCCACATCGAATATGCCGGTTATCTGAATATCATGTATATTCCCGGATCGGAAGAACTGGTAATCTTCATCTGCGCCTTCATTGGTGCCTTGATTGGTTTTCTGTGGTACAATGCGTATCCGGCACAGGTATTCATGGGTGATACGGGCAGTTTAACCATTGGCGGTATCATCGCCGTATTTGCCATCATCATACACAAAGAGTTACTGATACCCATTCTTTGCGGTGTATTCCTGCTGGAAAACCTATCCGTCATTTTACAACGGTTCTATTACAAAGCCGGAAAACGGAAAGGAGTAAAACAAAGGCTGTTCAAACGAACACCTATTCACGACCATTTCCGTACCTCCATGAGCCTGATCGAACCGGGCTGTACAGTGAAGTTTACAACGCCGACCAAGCTGTTCCATGAGTCAAAAATTACGGTCCGTTTCTGGATTGTGACGATTGTACTGGCCGCGATAACGATTATTACATTAAAGATAAGATAA